The Pyrococcus kukulkanii genome contains a region encoding:
- a CDS encoding tRNA uridine(34) 5-carboxymethylaminomethyl modification radical SAM/GNAT enzyme Elp3 — protein sequence MGEFEKAVEEIVRILLRGEIKDREELNKLKIEVSRKYHLPRLPRNSEIWRALPKDRREEFRDLLKKKPTRTISGVAVVAMMTKPFPCPHGRCIYCPGGPAVGSPQSYTGKEPSALRAAQYGYHPYIIMMARLKQLYDIGHPIDKVEVIIQGGTFPAVDLDYQEWFIKCAFKAMNDFPYFKDIENLEEKLVRLILQKDKSVFEEDPKFKKAWERTHKKPYYYLEDEQRKNEKAKVRMVGLTIETRPDWAFERQIDRMLAFGTTRVELGVQTIFNFIHERTRRGHGVEEIVKATQLLRDAGLKINYHIMPGLPGSNFERDLYTFKTIFEDPRFRPDMLKIYPTLVTRDAPLYAWYKAGLYRPYTTQEALELLVEAYKIFPKWVRVMRIQRDIPAHLIVAGVKHSNLGQLVFEELIRRGIRPREIRFREVGHQMQKFGKIPEVEHIKLLREDYEAAGGTEIFLSFEDVKNDILIGFLRLRIPSEKAHRKEINCCPSAIVRELHVYGPLVPIGEKPKYEWQHRGYGRELLREAERIAREEFDVKKMLIISGVGVREYYRRFGYRKDGPYVSKRLDKSYADYEKTDKFDAHLNT from the coding sequence ATGGGTGAGTTTGAGAAAGCCGTGGAGGAGATCGTGAGGATCCTTTTACGTGGCGAGATTAAGGATAGAGAGGAGTTAAACAAGCTCAAGATAGAGGTCTCTAGGAAGTATCACCTTCCACGCTTACCCAGGAATTCCGAAATCTGGAGGGCACTTCCTAAAGATAGAAGGGAGGAGTTCAGGGATCTCCTAAAGAAAAAGCCCACTAGAACTATCAGCGGAGTTGCTGTAGTTGCCATGATGACAAAGCCTTTCCCATGTCCCCATGGACGCTGTATCTACTGTCCTGGGGGTCCTGCCGTTGGCTCTCCCCAGAGCTACACTGGAAAGGAGCCTTCTGCCTTGAGGGCCGCTCAGTATGGCTATCATCCGTACATAATCATGATGGCAAGGCTGAAGCAGCTCTACGACATAGGTCATCCAATTGATAAGGTCGAGGTGATAATTCAGGGAGGAACTTTTCCTGCCGTCGATCTGGACTATCAGGAGTGGTTCATCAAGTGTGCCTTTAAGGCGATGAACGACTTCCCCTACTTCAAGGATATAGAGAACCTTGAAGAGAAGCTTGTAAGGCTTATCCTTCAGAAAGACAAGTCCGTATTTGAGGAGGATCCCAAGTTTAAGAAAGCCTGGGAGAGGACTCATAAGAAACCCTACTACTATCTTGAGGATGAGCAAAGGAAGAACGAGAAGGCTAAGGTTAGAATGGTTGGCTTGACTATTGAAACTAGGCCAGATTGGGCCTTCGAGAGGCAGATAGACAGAATGCTCGCCTTTGGAACGACGAGGGTTGAGCTTGGAGTGCAGACTATATTCAACTTCATCCATGAGAGGACGAGGAGGGGTCATGGGGTCGAGGAAATAGTTAAGGCCACGCAGCTGTTGAGGGATGCTGGGTTGAAGATTAACTACCACATAATGCCCGGCCTTCCTGGGAGCAACTTCGAAAGGGATCTATATACCTTCAAAACAATTTTCGAGGATCCAAGGTTCAGGCCTGACATGTTGAAAATTTATCCAACGCTTGTTACTAGGGATGCTCCCCTGTACGCTTGGTACAAGGCCGGCCTTTACAGGCCTTACACAACCCAGGAAGCCCTTGAGCTCTTAGTCGAGGCCTATAAGATCTTCCCAAAGTGGGTCAGGGTCATGAGGATCCAGAGGGACATCCCTGCTCATCTGATAGTTGCTGGGGTTAAGCACTCCAACCTCGGGCAGCTCGTCTTTGAGGAACTAATTAGGAGGGGAATAAGGCCGAGGGAGATAAGGTTCAGGGAAGTTGGACATCAGATGCAGAAGTTCGGTAAGATTCCCGAGGTGGAGCATATCAAGCTACTGAGGGAGGATTACGAGGCTGCAGGCGGAACGGAGATATTCCTCAGCTTTGAGGATGTAAAGAATGACATTCTTATTGGCTTCCTTCGCCTGAGGATTCCGAGCGAAAAGGCTCACAGAAAGGAGATAAACTGCTGTCCTTCAGCCATAGTCAGGGAGCTTCACGTTTATGGTCCTCTGGTTCCAATCGGGGAGAAGCCCAAGTACGAGTGGCAACATAGGGGTTACGGTAGGGAGCTGCTTAGGGAGGCCGAGAGGATAGCGAGAGAGGAGTTTGATGTTAAGAAGATGCTTATCATTAGCGGTGTGGGCGTTAGGGAGTATTATCGCAGGTTCGGCTATAGGAAGGACGGGCCTTACGTAAGCAAGAGACTCGATAAATCTTATGCAGATTATGAAAAGACTGATAAGTTCGATGCTCACCTTAACACTTAG
- a CDS encoding flavodoxin family protein has translation MIVYSTRRGSTKKIAEAIAEGLGDEAFNLREEWPEELEDFIVLGTPIYYERPLPEVLEFIRRNDGLEGKVIAVFVVCMADLFGVLGKRYAELRYLNLVKREIKGDVIDERIFRGWIRKENSRTIKEAYSWGLELAEIFGGKHLMPTLHVEDSQGEEEDTRAKIKW, from the coding sequence ATGATAGTGTATTCAACTAGAAGGGGATCTACGAAGAAAATAGCTGAGGCCATTGCTGAGGGCCTGGGGGATGAAGCTTTTAACCTTAGAGAGGAATGGCCGGAGGAGCTGGAGGATTTCATAGTCCTCGGAACCCCGATATACTACGAAAGGCCCCTGCCTGAAGTCTTAGAGTTCATTCGGCGGAACGATGGGTTGGAGGGAAAAGTCATTGCTGTGTTCGTGGTTTGTATGGCCGATCTTTTTGGGGTGCTTGGGAAAAGGTACGCGGAGCTTAGGTACCTCAATCTCGTTAAGAGGGAGATTAAGGGCGATGTCATTGATGAGAGGATCTTCAGGGGATGGATAAGAAAGGAAAACTCTAGGACAATTAAGGAAGCTTATTCCTGGGGTCTTGAGCTTGCTGAGATATTTGGAGGAAAGCATTTAATGCCTACGCTTCATGTTGAAGATAGCCAGGGTGAGGAAGAGGATACTAGAGCAAAAATAAAATGGTGA
- a CDS encoding nicotinate phosphoribosyltransferase: MKFYIASEEDIKAGKTTDVYFIRTKKILEAKNIHKKVLADVTTTSLPKNWKWGVLVGVEEVAKLLEGLPVNVYAMPEGTIFHPYEPVLQIEGYYEDFGIYETALLGMLSQASGIATAALRIKIAAKFKPVYSFGIRHMHPAIAPMIDRAAFIGGCDGISGVLGAEMIDEKAVGTMPHALIITVGDQVKAWKYFDEVIEEEVPRIALVDTFYDEKVEAVMAAEALGKRLFAVRLDTPSSRRGNFRKIIEEVRWELNVRGYDWVKIFISGGLDEEKIKEIVDVADAFGVGGAIASAKPIDFALDIVEVEGKPMAKRGKLSGRKQVYRCENGHYHVVPANKKLEKCPVCGAKVEPLLKPIIENGEIVAEFPKAREIREYVLEQAKKFNLTIE, encoded by the coding sequence ATGAAGTTCTACATAGCCAGCGAGGAGGATATAAAGGCTGGAAAGACGACCGATGTATACTTCATAAGAACGAAGAAGATTCTAGAGGCAAAGAACATCCACAAAAAAGTTTTGGCGGATGTTACAACTACTTCTCTCCCAAAGAACTGGAAGTGGGGAGTTCTCGTTGGAGTTGAAGAGGTTGCAAAGCTCCTTGAAGGATTACCCGTAAACGTTTACGCAATGCCCGAGGGGACGATATTCCATCCATATGAGCCCGTTCTCCAGATCGAAGGCTACTACGAGGACTTCGGAATTTACGAGACAGCATTGCTGGGAATGCTGAGTCAGGCAAGTGGCATCGCAACCGCTGCCTTAAGGATTAAGATCGCTGCAAAGTTCAAGCCCGTCTACTCCTTCGGGATTAGACATATGCATCCGGCAATAGCACCAATGATAGATAGGGCGGCCTTCATAGGCGGCTGCGATGGAATCTCTGGCGTTTTAGGAGCTGAGATGATTGACGAGAAGGCAGTTGGAACTATGCCCCATGCCCTCATAATCACGGTAGGAGATCAAGTGAAGGCATGGAAGTACTTTGACGAGGTTATAGAGGAGGAAGTCCCCAGGATAGCCCTAGTCGATACCTTCTACGATGAGAAGGTTGAAGCTGTAATGGCCGCCGAAGCCCTAGGAAAAAGGCTGTTCGCTGTAAGACTCGACACTCCGAGCTCAAGGAGGGGCAACTTCAGAAAGATCATCGAAGAGGTAAGGTGGGAGCTCAACGTTAGGGGCTACGACTGGGTCAAGATATTTATCTCGGGCGGACTCGATGAAGAAAAGATAAAGGAGATAGTTGATGTCGCGGATGCATTTGGAGTTGGAGGTGCAATTGCAAGCGCGAAGCCAATCGACTTTGCTCTGGATATAGTTGAGGTTGAAGGAAAGCCAATGGCAAAGAGGGGTAAGCTGAGCGGTAGAAAGCAGGTTTATCGGTGTGAGAACGGCCATTACCACGTCGTACCAGCAAACAAGAAGCTTGAGAAGTGCCCAGTTTGTGGAGCAAAGGTTGAACCTCTACTTAAACCGATAATCGAGAACGGTGAAATTGTGGCAGAGTTTCCAAAGGCCAGGGAAATCAGGGAATACGTGCTAGAACAAGCCAAGAAGTTCAACCTAACGATAGAATAA
- a CDS encoding RNA-binding protein — protein sequence MTKRLQAHNIRIRTFIHATEDPEKVLEALETLFPEDISAKDVDFEVIETEGYFGNPILVVDAELRHSRNIRKFLENLRNMLSEEDRKYLWEHAEEKVDETGTFYIRFDKQKAYLGEVKVSEGEDVIHVRIKVKAFPMKKESVVKAVREWLEGEE from the coding sequence ATGACTAAGAGGCTTCAGGCTCACAACATCAGGATAAGAACGTTCATCCATGCAACTGAGGATCCTGAAAAGGTACTTGAAGCCCTTGAAACGTTATTCCCCGAGGACATCTCCGCCAAGGATGTAGACTTTGAAGTCATCGAAACTGAAGGATACTTTGGCAATCCAATACTCGTAGTCGACGCGGAACTAAGGCACTCAAGGAACATAAGGAAGTTCCTTGAGAACTTAAGAAACATGCTCAGCGAAGAAGATCGGAAGTACCTATGGGAGCATGCAGAAGAGAAAGTTGATGAAACTGGAACATTTTACATAAGGTTTGACAAACAGAAAGCCTACTTGGGGGAGGTAAAAGTCAGCGAGGGAGAAGATGTAATCCACGTGAGGATTAAGGTTAAGGCTTTTCCTATGAAAAAGGAGAGTGTTGTTAAAGCTGTGAGGGAGTGGCTGGAGGGTGAGGAGTGA
- a CDS encoding SDR family NAD(P)-dependent oxidoreductase, which translates to MKPLHELISLSGKTALITGAASGIGKATAFRFAEAGADLYLSDINEEGLNLVRDRIREKFNVNVETFRIDLSKKPEIDLLWEQLKGREPDILVNNAGVYWFKDFLEADEAFYRKVMAINLDSVFWMCQHFVRRRKERGGVVINVSSIEAFLPFAKGLVHYDASKLGVVALTRAIAREYGKRIRANVVVPGGIETEGVKRLKKEAIMKFDMEKIAISFNFNARLPMGRFGDPDEVARVILFLASDLASYVNGAIIPVDGGFLST; encoded by the coding sequence ATGAAGCCACTGCATGAGCTCATCTCACTCTCCGGGAAGACTGCCCTAATAACAGGTGCGGCCTCGGGAATAGGTAAAGCAACAGCCTTCAGGTTTGCCGAGGCTGGAGCTGACTTATACCTTTCGGACATAAACGAAGAGGGTCTTAACCTCGTCAGGGATAGGATTCGGGAGAAATTTAACGTCAATGTTGAAACGTTTAGGATCGACCTCTCAAAGAAACCCGAGATAGATCTCCTCTGGGAGCAGCTTAAAGGTAGGGAGCCAGATATCCTAGTGAACAACGCGGGAGTTTACTGGTTCAAGGACTTCCTTGAGGCTGATGAAGCCTTTTACAGGAAGGTCATGGCTATAAATCTAGACTCAGTCTTCTGGATGTGCCAGCACTTCGTGAGAAGGAGGAAGGAGCGTGGGGGAGTGGTAATAAATGTCAGCTCAATAGAGGCCTTCCTCCCATTTGCCAAGGGCTTGGTTCACTACGATGCCTCAAAGCTCGGCGTTGTGGCACTAACCAGGGCAATAGCCCGAGAATATGGAAAGAGGATAAGGGCGAACGTCGTTGTTCCGGGAGGAATAGAGACTGAAGGAGTAAAAAGGCTGAAGAAAGAGGCGATAATGAAGTTTGACATGGAGAAGATTGCGATCTCCTTCAACTTCAACGCAAGGCTTCCAATGGGAAGGTTTGGAGATCCCGATGAAGTAGCTAGAGTTATCCTGTTCCTCGCAAGCGATCTGGCGAGCTACGTCAACGGGGCAATAATTCCGGTCGATGGTGGGTTTCTATCCACGTGA
- a CDS encoding Ribonuclease P protein component 3 → MKWIELDVRSEEAFELTKEWFDEVVFSYEVPPGSLDKSTLRELREKYEKVAITLVNPKPSLVKEVIQKFRQSYLIYVESKDLRIVRYSIERGVDAIISPWTGRKDPGIDHVLARLMAKRNVALGFSLRPLLYASQYERANMLRFMRKAWELANKYKVRRFITSSSKSKWEVREPRDLASLGIVLGMDVPQAKACLSAYPELILKRLK, encoded by the coding sequence GTGAAGTGGATTGAGTTGGATGTAAGAAGCGAGGAGGCATTCGAATTAACCAAGGAATGGTTCGACGAAGTTGTTTTCTCCTATGAGGTTCCCCCAGGAAGCCTTGACAAATCAACTTTAAGGGAACTTAGAGAAAAATACGAAAAAGTTGCAATAACTTTAGTTAATCCAAAACCAAGCTTAGTCAAAGAAGTCATCCAGAAGTTTCGGCAAAGTTACTTAATTTACGTCGAATCGAAAGATCTTAGGATCGTTAGATATTCAATCGAGAGGGGTGTGGATGCAATTATAAGCCCCTGGACGGGGAGAAAGGACCCAGGAATAGATCATGTCTTAGCAAGATTAATGGCTAAGAGAAATGTGGCCCTGGGATTCTCCCTAAGGCCCCTACTTTACGCAAGCCAGTACGAAAGAGCAAACATGCTAAGGTTTATGAGAAAGGCATGGGAGCTTGCCAACAAATATAAAGTCAGAAGGTTCATAACCTCATCATCCAAGAGCAAGTGGGAAGTCCGAGAACCACGAGATCTAGCAAGCCTGGGGATAGTCCTAGGCATGGACGTGCCACAAGCAAAAGCATGTCTCTCCGCGTATCCAGAACTCATTCTAAAAAGGCTTAAATAA
- a CDS encoding winged helix-turn-helix domain-containing protein: MSSKELAKATNLSERTVRYALKVLKDSGIIREIYLLEDARKRLYMVNPGFKLEQGQNGIKISAL; this comes from the coding sequence ATGTCTTCTAAGGAATTAGCAAAAGCAACTAACCTTTCTGAAAGAACAGTACGCTACGCCTTGAAAGTTTTAAAGGATTCTGGCATTATTAGGGAGATATACCTTCTAGAAGATGCCAGAAAAAGACTATATATGGTGAACCCAGGGTTCAAACTAGAGCAGGGACAAAACGGAATCAAGATCAGTGCCCTCTAG
- a CDS encoding sulfide/dihydroorotate dehydrogenase-like FAD/NAD-binding protein: MYKILEKREIAMRNTWYKIYAPHVAKKVQPGQFVIVRAFQNGERIPLTPVMWDREEGWIVLIVFTRGKTTMRMALELSEGDSLLNVAGPLGNPAPMEKFGKVLAIGAYTGIVEVYPIAKAWQEIGNDVTTLHVTFEPMVILQDYLENAVSRHIVEPVKLDPRFDFKVNMKYVTKRLVEKVRELLESENWDLVFMVGPPGDQKAVFEVVREFGIPMRVDLHPIMVDGTGMCGACRVRVGGEVKFACVDGPEFDAYQVDWDELIHRVGFYSKMERIALERYLEELKAKGVI; the protein is encoded by the coding sequence GTGTACAAGATCCTTGAGAAGAGAGAGATAGCGATGAGAAACACTTGGTATAAAATCTATGCCCCTCACGTAGCTAAGAAAGTTCAGCCAGGGCAATTCGTCATCGTTAGAGCATTCCAAAATGGTGAGAGAATTCCCCTAACTCCAGTGATGTGGGACAGGGAAGAGGGGTGGATAGTTCTAATAGTCTTCACAAGAGGAAAGACCACTATGAGAATGGCCCTTGAACTTAGTGAGGGTGATTCTCTTCTCAACGTTGCAGGACCTCTTGGCAATCCCGCCCCAATGGAGAAGTTTGGCAAGGTACTTGCAATTGGGGCTTATACTGGAATAGTTGAGGTTTATCCAATAGCTAAGGCATGGCAAGAAATTGGGAATGACGTTACAACGTTGCATGTGACCTTTGAGCCAATGGTAATACTACAAGATTACCTTGAGAATGCCGTTTCAAGGCATATAGTTGAGCCAGTTAAGCTTGATCCAAGGTTTGACTTTAAGGTGAACATGAAATATGTAACCAAGAGACTTGTTGAGAAAGTTAGAGAACTTTTGGAAAGTGAGAATTGGGATCTAGTCTTTATGGTTGGTCCACCAGGAGATCAAAAAGCCGTATTTGAAGTCGTTAGGGAGTTTGGAATTCCAATGAGGGTTGACTTGCATCCGATAATGGTTGACGGGACTGGAATGTGCGGAGCATGTAGGGTAAGAGTTGGGGGAGAAGTTAAGTTTGCCTGTGTTGACGGGCCCGAGTTCGATGCTTACCAGGTTGATTGGGACGAGTTAATTCACAGAGTTGGGTTCTATTCTAAGATGGAAAGAATTGCACTGGAGAGATATTTAGAAGAGCTTAAGGCTAAGGGGGTGATCTGA
- the gltA gene encoding NADPH-dependent glutamate synthase → MPKLIKERVPTPERPVEERIKDFYEVNLGYTWELALKEAERCLQCPKDYAPCIKGCPVHIDIPGFIAKLREHKDNPYKAVKEALRVIWACNSLPAITGRVCPQEEQCEGVCVVGKVGDPINIGKLERFVADYAREHGIDDELLMEEVPKIQKNGKKVAVIGAGPAGLTCAAELAKMGYEVTIFEALHEPGGVLAYGIPEFRLPKEILRKELKKLQILGVEIKTDHVVGRTVTIPKLLEEYDAVFIGTGAGTPKLLNIPGINLNGIYSANEFLTRINLMKAYKFPEYDTPIIVGKKVVVIGAGNTAMDAARSALRLGAEVTIAYRRGEEDMTARIEEVEHAKEEGVKFMFFVNPVEFIGDEEGRVKAVKFEKMKPLDERDSRGKRKIVGTGEYITVEADTVIIAIGQVPNKILWKTTPGLKVSEKGTIIVDENLMTSIPGVFAGGDAIRGEATVILAMGDGRKAAKAIHEYLSSKSS, encoded by the coding sequence TTGCCCAAGCTCATTAAGGAAAGGGTGCCCACTCCTGAGAGACCTGTTGAAGAGAGAATTAAAGACTTTTATGAGGTTAATCTTGGTTATACTTGGGAGTTGGCTTTAAAGGAGGCTGAGCGTTGCTTGCAGTGTCCAAAAGATTATGCACCCTGCATTAAGGGATGTCCAGTCCACATAGACATTCCAGGGTTCATAGCCAAACTAAGAGAACACAAAGACAACCCATACAAGGCAGTTAAGGAAGCATTAAGAGTTATCTGGGCTTGTAATTCTCTTCCTGCGATTACTGGTAGGGTTTGTCCTCAGGAGGAGCAGTGTGAGGGTGTCTGTGTTGTTGGAAAGGTTGGAGACCCAATCAACATAGGAAAACTCGAAAGGTTCGTCGCGGATTACGCAAGAGAACACGGGATTGATGATGAACTGCTAATGGAAGAAGTTCCTAAGATTCAGAAGAATGGTAAGAAGGTTGCCGTTATTGGTGCTGGGCCTGCCGGTTTGACCTGTGCTGCTGAATTAGCGAAGATGGGCTATGAAGTAACAATCTTTGAAGCACTCCACGAGCCTGGGGGAGTTCTAGCGTATGGAATTCCTGAGTTCAGACTACCGAAGGAAATACTCAGGAAAGAGCTAAAGAAGCTTCAAATCCTGGGAGTGGAGATAAAGACTGACCACGTAGTTGGGAGGACGGTTACCATCCCCAAGCTACTGGAGGAGTACGATGCCGTGTTCATTGGAACTGGTGCTGGAACTCCCAAGCTCCTTAACATCCCTGGGATAAACCTCAACGGCATATATTCCGCCAACGAGTTCTTGACTAGGATAAACCTAATGAAAGCTTACAAGTTCCCTGAATATGATACCCCAATAATAGTCGGGAAGAAAGTCGTCGTTATTGGGGCAGGTAACACCGCTATGGATGCTGCCAGGTCAGCGTTAAGGTTAGGTGCCGAGGTAACTATTGCGTACAGGCGTGGAGAGGAGGACATGACGGCTAGAATTGAGGAAGTTGAGCACGCCAAAGAGGAAGGTGTCAAGTTCATGTTCTTCGTGAATCCGGTAGAGTTCATAGGGGATGAAGAGGGAAGGGTAAAGGCCGTAAAGTTCGAGAAGATGAAGCCTTTGGACGAGAGGGACTCTAGGGGTAAGAGGAAGATCGTGGGAACGGGAGAGTATATTACAGTTGAAGCAGACACCGTAATAATTGCAATTGGCCAGGTGCCAAATAAGATCCTATGGAAGACCACTCCAGGACTTAAAGTTAGCGAGAAAGGAACTATAATTGTAGATGAAAACCTCATGACTTCTATTCCAGGAGTTTTTGCTGGTGGTGACGCAATTAGGGGTGAAGCTACTGTAATCTTGGCCATGGGAGATGGGAGAAAAGCGGCAAAAGCAATACACGAGTACCTGTCCTCTAAGTCTTCTTGA
- a CDS encoding ferredoxin, translating to MAWKVTVDQDTCIGDAICASLCPDVFEMNDEGKAQPKVEVIEDENLYNCAKEAMEACPVSAISIEEA from the coding sequence ATGGCGTGGAAGGTAACCGTTGACCAGGACACCTGTATTGGAGATGCCATCTGTGCAAGCCTTTGTCCAGACGTCTTTGAGATGAACGACGAAGGTAAGGCTCAGCCAAAGGTCGAGGTCATCGAAGACGAGAACCTCTACAACTGTGCCAAGGAAGCTATGGAAGCCTGTCCAGTTAGTGCTATCAGCATTGAGGAGGCTTGA
- a CDS encoding tRNA (N(6)-L-threonylcarbamoyladenosine(37)-C(2))-methylthiotransferase — MVKVYIENYGCARNKADGEMMAALLYLAGHELVDTPEEAEIAVVNSCAVKDPTERKISRRIKELLDSGKKVIVTGCLPHVNPDVIDERVSAVLGVKSIDRITQAVEYALRGEKLISVPDWRKRNLDKLDLPRLSPRGVHFIVPIAEGCLNACTYCATRLARGVLKSYAPEKVIEWVKWAIRQGYKEIWLSAEDTGCYGFDIGTNLAKLLDEITAIEGEFRIRVGMMNPNHVIKFLDELIDAYKDEKIYKFLHLPVQSGDNEILRRMGRTYTVEEFEEIVKAFRREFPDLNLHTDIIVGFPGETEEAFQRSVELIKRIKPDKVNVSRYSPRPGTIAAKWKQLPGWLVKERSRIMHRIRLQISYDINKRYIGRKLKVLIHGEGKKGNIDAVTMNYKHIILPQGEKGKFAEVKVKGATSTYLLGEIVN, encoded by the coding sequence ATGGTCAAAGTTTACATCGAGAATTACGGTTGTGCAAGAAATAAGGCAGATGGGGAGATGATGGCAGCTTTGCTTTACTTAGCGGGACATGAGTTAGTTGATACTCCTGAGGAGGCAGAGATAGCTGTTGTGAATAGCTGTGCCGTTAAGGATCCAACTGAGAGAAAGATCTCAAGGAGAATTAAAGAGTTATTAGACTCCGGAAAGAAAGTAATTGTAACAGGATGCCTTCCTCATGTTAATCCCGACGTGATTGATGAGAGAGTTTCCGCGGTGTTAGGAGTTAAGAGCATAGACAGAATAACTCAAGCAGTCGAATACGCTTTAAGAGGAGAGAAGCTAATAAGCGTTCCCGACTGGAGAAAGAGAAATTTAGACAAACTTGACCTTCCAAGGTTATCTCCAAGAGGTGTCCACTTTATAGTGCCAATAGCCGAAGGTTGTCTGAATGCATGTACGTACTGCGCAACGAGACTTGCAAGAGGTGTCTTAAAGAGTTATGCACCAGAAAAAGTCATTGAGTGGGTCAAATGGGCAATTAGACAGGGATATAAGGAAATATGGTTATCAGCGGAGGATACCGGATGTTATGGTTTTGATATAGGAACTAACTTAGCTAAGCTCTTGGATGAGATAACTGCAATAGAGGGAGAATTTAGGATAAGAGTTGGGATGATGAATCCAAACCATGTAATAAAGTTCCTTGATGAGCTTATAGATGCTTACAAGGATGAGAAAATCTACAAGTTTTTGCACTTACCAGTTCAAAGCGGGGATAACGAGATCCTAAGAAGGATGGGGAGAACGTACACCGTAGAAGAGTTCGAAGAAATAGTCAAGGCCTTTAGAAGGGAATTTCCCGACCTAAACTTACACACTGATATAATCGTAGGTTTTCCTGGAGAGACAGAAGAAGCATTTCAAAGGAGCGTTGAGCTGATAAAGAGAATTAAACCAGACAAAGTCAACGTCTCAAGGTACTCTCCGAGGCCAGGAACTATAGCTGCCAAATGGAAGCAACTCCCAGGATGGCTTGTAAAGGAAAGGTCAAGGATAATGCATAGGATAAGACTACAAATCAGTTATGATATCAATAAGAGATACATTGGAAGGAAGTTAAAGGTCCTTATTCATGGAGAAGGAAAGAAGGGTAACATAGATGCAGTTACAATGAATTACAAGCACATAATTTTACCTCAGGGAGAAAAAGGCAAATTCGCAGAAGTAAAAGTTAAAGGAGCAACTTCAACCTATCTTTTGGGCGAGATAGTAAACTAA
- a CDS encoding YkgJ family cysteine cluster protein, with product MRFKPKPFLKPVKFKCLFCLDCCRGRHVYLTYKDIERLIKAGYDPQEFLTFSIENGKVRFVLSVREWDLGCIFHDPETGKCKVHPHRPLICRIYPFIVSRKPLGVEGEEPVEVNGVKYWLYYDESCPGINAEDGEEVMTPEEILKLGIKFEEELEGTDLDSVLSLL from the coding sequence TTGAGGTTCAAACCTAAGCCATTCCTTAAGCCTGTTAAGTTCAAGTGCCTATTTTGCCTAGACTGTTGCAGGGGTAGACACGTTTATCTAACCTACAAGGACATTGAGAGGCTAATTAAAGCCGGCTACGATCCCCAGGAATTCTTGACATTCTCAATAGAGAACGGGAAGGTGAGGTTCGTCCTATCAGTTAGGGAGTGGGACCTTGGTTGCATCTTTCACGACCCCGAGACAGGGAAGTGCAAAGTTCATCCACACAGGCCTCTTATCTGCAGAATCTATCCGTTCATAGTGTCAAGGAAGCCCCTTGGTGTGGAGGGTGAAGAGCCTGTAGAGGTTAATGGTGTTAAGTACTGGCTCTATTATGATGAGAGTTGCCCAGGAATAAATGCCGAGGATGGGGAGGAAGTGATGACACCTGAGGAAATCCTTAAGCTGGGCATAAAATTTGAAGAAGAGCTAGAGGGCACTGATCTTGATTCCGTTTTGTCCCTGCTCTAG